The following are encoded together in the Oceanobacillus zhaokaii genome:
- a CDS encoding MFS transporter, which yields MQRKKNTSEKLWTKYFILTFIYSLFTSISNNMLLTGLPLYAIHLGGNNSISGLLFGLFMLFAIFSRPLFGKLIDEKSRRMVLITGGVISAILSLSYVFALSIGLLLLLRAFHGFGFGATTNSSGTVVSDIVPKSRLAEGIGYFGLANTLATAVGPALSLFIIMNYNYNLLFIVSSILGFIALFCSFFINYERKNNESEHELSNPKVKRKLSEIMYEKTALPTGLVTIFIYVAMGATLTFIPIYALSLGIEDIGLYFTVYSFALLFTRIAGGKLADKYGYSLVIIPGMIMIVLSFVVLAYATSLSAFIISAILYGLGLGSVDPTLNAVMIRLCPPDRRGVGNSTFFTAKDLGGGLGAVIFGFVSLSQGFRSVYLYCALSIILAMIAYHFILRRQISSMEKVVGGIKQSA from the coding sequence TTGCAAAGAAAAAAGAATACTTCAGAAAAATTATGGACGAAATACTTTATTCTAACGTTTATCTACTCTTTATTTACATCCATCTCTAACAATATGTTATTAACAGGACTTCCGCTATACGCAATCCATCTTGGCGGGAATAATTCCATCTCAGGATTACTTTTCGGGCTTTTTATGCTATTTGCTATTTTTTCTCGTCCGCTTTTTGGTAAATTAATCGACGAAAAGAGCAGAAGAATGGTACTGATTACCGGCGGTGTTATATCAGCTATCCTTAGCCTTTCTTATGTATTCGCCCTTTCCATCGGTCTATTGCTCTTATTAAGAGCGTTCCATGGATTCGGTTTCGGTGCAACAACCAATTCTTCCGGCACCGTTGTTTCCGATATTGTTCCAAAAAGCAGATTAGCAGAGGGAATCGGTTATTTTGGGTTAGCGAATACTCTGGCTACTGCTGTAGGGCCTGCTTTAAGCTTGTTTATCATCATGAATTATAATTATAATCTGCTATTTATCGTTTCATCTATTCTAGGTTTCATCGCATTATTCTGCAGCTTTTTTATTAATTACGAGCGGAAGAATAATGAGTCTGAGCATGAATTATCCAATCCTAAAGTAAAAAGAAAGCTTTCGGAGATTATGTATGAAAAAACAGCATTGCCAACCGGCCTAGTTACGATATTTATTTATGTTGCGATGGGTGCAACATTGACGTTCATCCCAATATATGCACTTTCACTAGGGATAGAAGATATCGGATTATATTTTACAGTTTATTCATTCGCTCTATTGTTTACGAGAATTGCAGGTGGGAAATTGGCCGATAAATACGGGTATTCACTTGTTATCATCCCAGGTATGATTATGATTGTGCTATCATTTGTCGTTTTGGCTTATGCAACATCATTATCCGCCTTTATCATCTCAGCCATTTTATATGGACTAGGTTTAGGATCAGTTGATCCAACATTAAATGCAGTGATGATTCGACTTTGCCCGCCGGATAGAAGAGGTGTAGGGAATTCTACCTTCTTTACTGCCAAAGATCTAGGTGGCGGTTTGGGTGCTGTCATCTTCGGATTCGTTTCACTAAGTCAAGGGTTTAGATCTGTTTATCTTTACTGTGCTCTAAGTATTATCCTCGCGATGATTGCCTATCATTTCATCCTAAGAAGACAGATAAGCAGCATGGAGAAAGTTGTTGGTGGAATAAAACAAAGTGCATAG
- a CDS encoding cupin domain-containing protein, which translates to MYAVPYVYPYPYYVNTPIYTYNTRQPMYWGFTESSAYANRNLYLQTPVEEGSNLKDFGKGPFIVKIDKAAEQNNTFRTVLWTGNHLQVTVMSLNIGEDTGLEVHPNADQFIRIEDGQGIVQIGDKRGKYYILEKVHDDDAIIVPAGKWHNLINTGDKALKLYTIYAPPQYPLATIHRTKADAIAAHD; encoded by the coding sequence ATGTACGCTGTTCCTTATGTGTATCCATACCCTTATTACGTCAATACACCAATATATACCTACAACACGAGACAACCTATGTACTGGGGTTTTACTGAGAGTAGCGCATATGCCAATCGAAATCTTTATTTACAAACACCAGTTGAAGAAGGAAGTAATTTAAAGGATTTTGGAAAAGGACCGTTTATAGTGAAAATTGATAAGGCAGCGGAGCAAAACAATACATTTCGTACAGTTTTATGGACAGGTAATCATTTGCAAGTTACTGTGATGAGTCTTAATATCGGGGAAGACACCGGTTTAGAAGTTCATCCTAACGCCGATCAATTCATACGTATTGAGGATGGTCAAGGAATCGTTCAAATCGGAGATAAGAGAGGCAAATATTATATTCTGGAAAAAGTGCATGATGATGACGCAATTATCGTTCCCGCCGGAAAATGGCATAATTTGATAAATACAGGTGATAAAGCACTAAAACTCTATACAATCTATGCCCCGCCACAGTATCCATTAGCTACTATTCATAGAACGAAAGCAGACGCAATAGCTGCTCATGACTAA
- a CDS encoding TraB/GumN family protein — MVEENVTRLHIDNKEIILIGTAHVSKHSAEQVKEVIESERPDSVCIELDEQRYESITEGNKWSDTNIFKVIKDRKASLLLMNLAISSFQKRMASQFGINAGQEMIQGIESAKETGANLVLADRNIQITFSRIWGNIGFKGKSMLLAQIVGSVFSKESISEEELEKMKNQDTINAMLQEFTDYFPKLKKPLIDERDQYLAQKIKKAPGDKVVAVLGAAHVPGITKEIHKEHDLKQLTKRPPKPKWPKVVGWLIPLLIIAMVVYTFLSNPVAGMQQATSWILWHGALSALGVAIALGHPVAIITAFVAAPISALDPLTAAGWFAGFVQAYFSKPTVRDFERLSEDVFSFKGFWKNKVTRVLLVVVFANIGSSLGTFIGGADVVRLFIDNLIN; from the coding sequence ATGGTGGAGGAAAACGTAACCCGATTACATATAGACAATAAAGAGATTATTCTCATTGGTACTGCTCATGTATCGAAGCATAGTGCAGAACAGGTAAAAGAAGTGATTGAATCAGAACGTCCGGATTCTGTCTGTATTGAGCTTGATGAACAGCGGTATGAATCGATTACTGAAGGAAATAAATGGAGCGATACGAATATATTTAAGGTAATTAAGGATAGAAAGGCAAGCCTGCTGTTAATGAACCTGGCGATATCCTCTTTTCAAAAAAGAATGGCAAGTCAGTTCGGCATCAATGCTGGGCAAGAAATGATTCAGGGAATCGAATCTGCAAAGGAAACGGGAGCGAATCTTGTACTTGCAGACAGGAATATCCAAATTACCTTTTCGCGAATTTGGGGAAACATCGGTTTTAAAGGGAAATCGATGCTGCTTGCGCAAATCGTTGGCAGTGTATTTAGTAAAGAAAGCATCTCAGAAGAAGAACTGGAAAAGATGAAAAATCAGGATACGATTAATGCGATGCTGCAGGAATTTACGGATTATTTCCCGAAACTTAAAAAGCCATTAATCGATGAACGTGACCAGTATTTAGCACAAAAAATCAAGAAGGCTCCCGGCGATAAAGTTGTCGCTGTCTTAGGTGCTGCACATGTTCCAGGGATTACCAAGGAAATACATAAGGAGCATGATCTAAAACAGCTAACGAAACGGCCACCTAAGCCGAAGTGGCCAAAGGTGGTTGGCTGGTTGATTCCATTGTTAATCATTGCAATGGTTGTATATACCTTTCTTTCGAACCCTGTCGCAGGAATGCAGCAGGCGACAAGCTGGATTCTTTGGCATGGCGCTCTATCAGCACTTGGTGTAGCGATAGCACTTGGCCATCCAGTAGCAATTATCACGGCGTTTGTAGCAGCACCGATATCGGCACTTGATCCACTCACAGCTGCAGGCTGGTTCGCCGGATTTGTCCAAGCATATTTCAGTAAACCAACAGTACGAGATTTCGAACGTCTATCAGAGGATGTTTTTAGTTTTAAAGGATTCTGGAAAAATAAAGTGACCCGGGTGTTACTCGTTGTAGTGTTCGCTAACATCGGAAGCTCACTCGGAACGTTTATTGGTGGTGCGGATGTTGTTCGGTTGTTTATCGATAACTTGATAAACTAA
- the dacB gene encoding D-alanyl-D-alanine carboxypeptidase/D-alanyl-D-alanine endopeptidase: MVSKNKILYGFLILLILVIAAISFINKDEPPIIKATNEVSEIEEPQTLAEKMAVILLDESLDGASVGISVRKAETGEEIYAHQGDLRLHPASNMKILTAAASLETLGPNYRFATEFVTNGKIKGKVLKGNLYIRGKGDPTLLKADLDQVASELKKQGINQINGNLIGDDQWYDSIRLSQDLNWSDESFYTGAQVSALTLSPNADYDAGTVIVEVIPGTKHGEQAQVALTPKTNYVTIVNKTEMVSANEAKDLSIEREHGTNNIIVEGKIPVNGTNSREWIAVWEPTEYVLNIFKQSLEQQGIKFAGNSEVQTGVAPENATVLTSVKSIPLNELLLPFMKLSNNGIGETLTKELGQVSRGEGSWDKGLEVIGETAAALGVNPDTVQFRDGSGMSHKTLIPASELTKLLYQVQQKEWFADFELSLPVAGMQERLVGGTLRHRMKEGPAKGNVIAKTGSLTGVSSLAGYVTTSDGEKLIFSIVANNFLSNSVTSIEDAIATMLATHEFE, from the coding sequence ATGGTTTCGAAGAATAAGATTCTATATGGCTTTCTAATTCTCTTGATATTGGTAATTGCTGCTATTTCGTTTATAAACAAGGATGAACCTCCTATTATTAAAGCAACCAATGAGGTTTCCGAAATAGAGGAACCTCAAACATTAGCGGAAAAAATGGCAGTAATCTTACTGGATGAATCTCTGGACGGGGCAAGCGTCGGGATAAGTGTTCGTAAGGCGGAAACGGGCGAGGAAATCTATGCCCACCAAGGTGATTTACGATTGCATCCAGCATCAAATATGAAAATATTAACCGCAGCAGCTAGTCTAGAGACACTTGGTCCGAACTACCGGTTTGCAACGGAATTCGTGACGAACGGAAAGATAAAAGGTAAGGTACTGAAAGGCAACCTGTATATTCGGGGCAAAGGAGATCCGACATTATTAAAAGCGGATTTGGATCAAGTTGCAAGCGAATTGAAGAAGCAAGGGATTAACCAAATAAACGGAAATTTAATTGGTGACGATCAGTGGTATGATTCGATTCGGCTTTCACAGGATTTGAACTGGTCCGATGAGTCTTTCTATACCGGTGCACAGGTCTCTGCGCTGACACTTTCCCCAAATGCAGATTATGACGCTGGAACTGTCATCGTTGAAGTAATTCCAGGAACGAAGCATGGTGAGCAGGCGCAAGTGGCACTGACTCCCAAGACTAATTACGTTACGATTGTGAACAAGACTGAAATGGTTTCAGCAAATGAAGCGAAGGATCTATCGATTGAGCGGGAGCATGGTACGAATAATATTATTGTCGAGGGGAAAATTCCTGTAAACGGAACGAATTCAAGAGAATGGATTGCAGTATGGGAACCGACTGAATATGTGCTGAATATCTTTAAACAATCATTGGAGCAGCAAGGCATCAAGTTTGCCGGCAATTCAGAAGTTCAAACGGGAGTAGCCCCAGAGAATGCAACGGTACTAACATCGGTAAAGTCAATCCCATTAAACGAGCTGCTGCTGCCTTTTATGAAATTAAGCAATAACGGAATTGGAGAAACATTAACGAAGGAACTGGGGCAGGTTTCCCGTGGCGAAGGAAGCTGGGACAAGGGACTAGAGGTAATTGGTGAAACGGCAGCAGCTTTAGGCGTTAATCCAGATACCGTTCAATTCCGGGATGGCTCTGGTATGTCACATAAAACGTTAATCCCTGCAAGCGAGCTAACAAAGCTGCTTTATCAGGTTCAGCAGAAGGAATGGTTTGCCGACTTTGAATTATCCTTACCGGTAGCGGGAATGCAGGAGCGGCTTGTTGGTGGAACGCTCAGGCACCGGATGAAGGAAGGACCAGCTAAAGGAAATGTTATTGCGAAGACAGGGTCCCTTACTGGTGTGTCGTCACTTGCAGGTTATGTTACAACTTCAGATGGAGAGAAATTAATTTTCTCGATCGTGGCAAATAATTTTTTAAGCAATTCGGTAACGTCAATAGAAGATGCAATTGCGACTATGCTTGCCACACATGAATTCGAATAG
- a CDS encoding helix-turn-helix transcriptional regulator encodes MLLNKLVIYRAEKGWTQEQLAKKVGVSRQTIATLEKNKYNPSLILAFKIANAF; translated from the coding sequence GTGTTACTCAACAAATTAGTAATTTATCGAGCAGAAAAAGGATGGACACAAGAACAACTCGCAAAAAAGGTTGGTGTTAGTCGCCAGACCATTGCTACACTTGAGAAAAATAAATATAATCCTTCCCTAATTCTTGCCTTCAAAATCGCAAATGCTTTTTAG